acatatccaaagaaaattatttttcaaaaataaatatatttatttcttctttctacgcCATTGTTTAtagacaaaatattttcaaataatttcaatccGAATGTCgaaatctttcgaaagaatttaCGATTAACGATTGCGCAACAAATCTACGATTACAATAAATCAataagtcaaaaaaaaaaaaagatgtttgTGTCAACAAGAGAGTCATttggaaatataatttacaggTTGTATTCGATGAATGAAATGAGTGTTCAAGGGTTCTACACGAGCAAACCTGATTCATTATCGATCATGAAAAAGGATATTTTAGAAGGtatcaatgaattttcaacgaaataatattaatcaaacgatatttcatttaatatatcgatctaattatataatatttttatgttaagaTTTAATAGATTAATGGATTAGAATATCAGAATGTAATCGTTACGGTTTGTAGATTGATTTAACGTGAACGTAATTAAGgctaatcattatttttcgatcgtgtttataagattttttttgcATAGATCATTTCTGTTTACgtgaatgaataataattcatttactaGTTCGTTACgaaaacatataataataactagccaataatcatataatacgtaatattaaaaaataagatagaatCGTGTTTCTCGTTCGTTATggcataaatataatgaatccTCAAACATAATTGAAGTTGTTCTTAGGAAAGAACGAAACATCAAGGACGCAAGATTTGGATCGTTTTGGACTTTATCAAATGATGATGTATGCAATACTCAGCAtaccattattattctcaGCTGGTTTTGCGTTATTATATGTTTTCACAGCAGGTGAAGTTAAATACAGGTATATTCTTTAAagtaaacttctttttttcttctcttttttttccccttttttttttttcttttctctctaatgTAAAacatcaataaatatatttatcatgagttatcaatttttttaagttCAGATGTCTCGTTCCGGAATGTGAAAATTCTTCCGACACTGTGTTCAGTCCACCATGGATTTTAGATTCTGCTCCGAAGATAGATGGTACATTGGCGACATGTACACGTTACgctgtaaaagaaaatcctGGAACGTGTTCATCtgtttcctttaaaaatatcaCTCAAAATTGTAATGCATGGTTCTATGATCCCAATGAACGTACTATACTTAACGAGGTGAACATTTTCTAGCATCATAAGCATTGCATTTTATTAATCagcattatattttattatatatatatatatatatactttttttttttaatagtggGACTTCACTTGTGATAATAATCGATGGAGATTGACTTTAGTCGGTACGATTAATAACGTCGGACAATTAGTTGGTCTGATCTTCGCTGGATATATTTCTGATAAGTTAAGATCAAACGACTTAATTCATCGACTTATCAAAAGTCGaacgaattataataaaattatatttatgttagatATGGAAGACGAACGATATTAACCGGTGCAACTTTCATCAGTGGAATTAGCGGTttgattcattcattttctgtTAATTATTGGATGTTCCTTGGATTCGAATTTATGGATGCCGTTGCAGGAGCTGGAATTTATAGCGCTGGTTTTATCTTAGGtatttttaatgaagaataattaaaacttcGAGATTTAATCGAGAAACTaaaggaatattttatattttccatgTTTCTAGGAATGGAATTAACCGGAGCTAAAAATAGAGTTTTAGGGAACACCATAACAAATTGCATGTTTGCTCTTGGTGAAATAATTTTAGGTTTAATTGCTATGTGGTTGAGATCTTGGCGTACGCTTTTACGTGTTGTTTATGGTCCAGCTTTGTTAGCCATATTCCTTCCTCATACTATACCAGAATCAGTCAGGTAATAGTTGTCAGTGagtatttatctatattgtTGAAATGTTATCCATATTGCTGAAttgttatctatattattgtataatctATTTACTGATACGATCTTCGTTTAtgtcattaattttcattaattgaaaattattgaacttattatataaatagttgtcatattattttctttataatatcatgTCATTTTCAAGATGGTTAATGGCAAATGGTAAAAGTGAAGAAGTTGAACGAGTATATCGTAAAATGGCAGAAATGAATGGGTTAGAGGTTTCAGATGAAACTATTCGTATATTCAAGGAATTAAATGTTCTCGAACCCGCGAATGTACGtaacatttcattattttctctgaTTCGTTAAGATTTATCAATGATacatttaacattaattaattattttcgttaatttcagAAAGAACAATCAGACCAAAAGACAAATGAAAAGGGACCGATCAAACAAGTTCTCCACAGTTCCATCATAATGATTCGTTTACTCATTTGCTCGTTCTGTTGGTTaacaaatacttttatttattacggcCTATCTTTAAATTCGGTAGCATTTGCAGGTGATAAATACGTGAATTTTATACTCGTTGCCGTTGTTGAAATACCAGCGCATTTTCTTACCTGGCTGTTAACTGATTATATCGGTCGTAAAGCTACGCTTTCTGGATCGTTTATTTTCAGTGGACTTTTTTGTCTCGCCATTCAATTCTTACCGTCaggtaatataaaattgaagtaaaataattaatacatatacatatttattattaattaatatattctttcgacGTTTCAAATCAAATTGATCGCGTATTACAGGAGGCTGGTTATATACtcctttaattttatatatgggTGGAAAATGGTGCATCACTATGTCTTTCTCAACAGTCTATCTTTACACAGCAGAAATGTTTCCAACAAATTTGCGACATTCATTGCTTGGGATTTGCAGTATGACAGGTCGAATAGGTTCCATATTAGCACCTCAAACTCCACTTTTGGTAAGTTAAATCGTATGactttaatcgatattataaaaaggaagttttttattttcatagatgCAAATTTTACCTGAATTACCATTGGTTATCTTTGGAAGCATGGCTATTTTGGCCGGCGTTTTCTCCCTTATTTTCCCTGAAACTTTGGGAACAAAACTTCCGGATACTGTATGGGAAGCAGAAAATATAGGTAAAACGAAACATCATTCTCGTTCGCAGGAATTACcatcttaaaataaaaaatataaattatgttctaagaaagagaaagagagagagagagagagagagagagagagagagagagaaagagagagagagagagaatcgtacATTTTAACATAGTTAAATATATgtcttaaatttatttacttatataataatatatattttacttatataataatataatagtcaTAAAATTAGATTCAGAATTAATATTctgatttaattgatatttcacatatattcgataaaatagttattgttatttttgtttatctaaGAATCATACACTGCCTCATAagacgtaataaaataattaatatagaaataatataattaagaactgtgaataaagaatattattatcaataaatattacaatttttataaattatattagattataataaattgactTACTCACAATATAACAATCATAATTATACAtgtaataagtatataatattttcataaatatatatatatatatatatatatatatatatatatatatatatatatatatatatgtaattgcgcaaataaaatttacagatttatttaaatactttgttttcttttgttaccgACATTTTAGAAGGAGTTCTGTATTATCGacatatgataaaaaagaaattacaatagatttttaagaatattagTCGGTATACTAAAAATTTGCAGTAAGATTGCAAGATTGACTTAGAGTGTAATGTATTTGTACTTTATAATCTGCTGATATTTattgtgagaaaaaaatacttcTTCGAttgattcattaataaatacgttTTTATTACTGTGATTTATTGCAATGTCACGATTATCAAGCAAAAGACTATGCTCACAAATTAATGTTTCGTTTAGATTATTTACAAGACAATCTATGACACTTCGTAcaacagaaagaaaacatGAAACAATTTATGCTCTCTCATctggttatttatttttataatatactgaaaattaaattaaattattcttttttattttctgctataaataaaattatttcattctatgaatattcattctatgaaataattttatgagataataaaactatcgatatttttttcttgcttacTTTTATAacttctatataatattcctgtagtgatataataaatacaatttaatgatacttacaataaaaatgaaatattatttataaggtCATGGAAAATGCGGAGTGGCTGTTGTCAGAATATCTGGTGTTAATGCAAGCAAggctttaaataaaatgacgacAATATCAAACATAGAACCTAGGAAAgctgtattaaaaaaaattttagatcCTGAAACAAAAGAAGTAATAGATAATGGTTTATGTTTATGGTTTCCTGGTGAGTTCAAtcttcttaatatatatatcttctcttgtaaataatatttggataatatttaatattaaatatttttcaaagaatatcCCCTTCTTATGTTTCAGGACCAAAATCATTCACAGGTGAAGATTGCGTTGAATTCCATGTTCATGGAGGACCAGCGATATTGACTTCATTGATGAATGCACTTtctaaattacatttttatcaagCATTGCCAGGAGAATTTACTAGACGAGcgttttacaataataaattagatcTTGTGGAAATAGAAGGTTTAGCAGATTTAATAGAAGCAGAGACTGAACAACAAAGGAAACAAGCATTATTACAAGCCAATGGACATTTAAGTAAACTTTATAAAGATTGGCGAAAGAgtctcattaatattatttctaatttagaagcctatatagattttaatgaAGAAGATAATATAGAAGATAATGTCTTGGAGATTTGTAATTGTTCTATTAATGATCTTATTAAAAGGATAGAACAACATCTTTCAGATAATAGAAAAGGTGAAATTTTACGAAATGGAATAAGAACTGTAATTATTGGAAAGCCAAATGTAGGCAAAAGTacaatattgaattatttagtTCAAAGGAATGCTGCTATTGTATCTCCTATTGCGGGAACTACCAgagatattattgaattaagaATAAACATTTCTGGTTATCCAGTTATATTAGCGGATACTGCAGGATTTACAAAAAGTCCTAAAGATCCAGTCGAAAGCGAAGGTATTATTAGGGCAAAAGCATACGCAGAAAATGTGGATCTTATAATTTTAGTAATAGATGCATGTGAATATCTACAAAGTGGCATGACATATTCAGATTATATGAAGGAgtacattaataatatgaatttaaatgaaatattaacagAAGAGTGTAGAAAGAGATGTATTGTGGttgcaaataaaattgatcttttgaatgaaaaaaataaggaaattatcaaaaaggaaaacttAGTTGCGACTTCCTTTATAACAGAAGAAGGTCTGTTAGACATAACAAAGATTATGACacattattgtaaaaaattgtaaGTACTTAAATACATAAGAAAATTTGCAATTCTTACCCATTGAAATCCAGATTGTGTCATCtattatatgaatgaaattaattttgaccAACAGGATGTCCAtgcttataaaaattaaaatgggaaagagttaatataatttataacattaaaatattataatataaataaaagcaacAATATCATTACATTTACTTTTACAGATGTCGTGATACATTCAATGAAGATCCGGTAATCAGTCAAACTAGATATAGACATCATTTATACAGATGTCTTAATAATCTtcaaaattacataaaaataatttctgttGAAAATTATGATATGGTAATAGCTGTAGAAGAAATACGAATTGCAATGAGAGAACTTGGAATGATAACTGGACATGTTTATAATGAtgagatattaaataacatttttaaaaatttttgtattggtaaataaaaaaaatgaatattatcttatatttcttattttaaataatcgtctcattttaaataatattatatacgtgtgtatacataaaaaaattattatcttacaaagtaaataacatatatgaaattatttgaaattttgcgCTGTCGGTAATATTTAACTGCAGTTCTGCAAGATGTATACACTtgcttcatatatatatagctttcATCAAACAGGGATTTCTGTTATATTTGGTGGCAACTCTGTTAAATTATGAGGTTAATCGTTGCTGCAAATTATTggaatgtattaaataaaaatttaaacatttgaagaaaatatatgttgaATAATGAAAACTATGTACAATAATCATTTTGTatgttttatacaaattattatcaacgaacttcattaattctttcaattgaaatttaaaattatattacaattatatacatacatatatatatatatatatatatatatatatatgtatattactcGTTTGGATTTGAAAGTATTACTATGAttcctcatatttttcttgaatttttcgaCTTTTTGAATCATTAATCAAacattaattagaaataaaaattaagtatattttatttatgaagttttcaatgtattaaattatagctatcgtaaatttgttttctttttttcttttttctttttttgaaggacataatagtataaaaaatgttttcagatatagaaagaataaaaagaaatctgttGATGTGGTAAAATTTTactctaataaaataattaattaaattacacaTATCTCTTTTGAACACAAATTTCGCTTAATCAATGTAATAAGTACtacataaagaagaaatacttATGCTTCAATTGTCGTCATTctgattttttatcattataattgtaaatacatTATTGATCTCACTTAGGTTGcattaatgttattgtaaTTTTGGCATAACTGCTTTTAAATGCGTACAATTAAATACGTCATttcaacgtatatatatataattgtcaCATTGTCTCATAAGAACTGatatacacagatatacaGAAATCTTAGAAAAaactttatattacaattgtGTTGGGTATTGTGTCTTTGTGTACCTCATAAGAACACATCATGATTAATTGTATCTTACACATATGTTATCTGCGATCAATACGACTACCATTTCTATAGCCACCACGACCTCGTGAATTACTTTTGGTGGTAGCTGTAGTTTTTGGTGAAGATTCATTGCTAGAATATCTCGCGGATCCACCAGGTAAACCTGATCCTCCGCTATTATTACCTCCATTATTTCCACCGCCCCCATTACCAATACTTCCACTCTTTGTAGTTGTTGAACTTCCAGTTGTACCAGTTGTAGGTGCTGTTGCATTACTTTGTACAGCCTGTAAAATGGccattaatttgatattttattaataataatgtaaattgactgacattatataaattgcaTTTACTTAAggtcttttcttatttataaaatatgaagttTCTCTTTAAGtaaattaattcttctttatcctcATTAATTCAAATTAGTGCTACGctcataattttgataaaatatttagtaCTGTCATCTAAATCTATAAAAtgttgatattattgttatttgtatacatttatttaattacaaaacgATCAGAGATCATTTAATCAAAGGAATATTAAAGTAAAGCATATActgaaataaatatcattattaaaagacATCATTGATTCCCAAAACTAATAAAGATGAACAAGAAACATAATTTTAAAGGATatagatattagaaaaaggCAAACTTAAAGCCACTTACCAAAGGCTGACGTCCAGGTTGACCAGAAATGATACTTGCATTCCCATTATTCGTTATAGtactattaacattattaccaGGTGGTCCTGATCCACTTTGATTAATCAATTGTTGAGCCAAAGCAGGATTTGGCTCGCTCATATTTAATTGCTCGTTTATGACCATACAAAATTCTCCGATTTTTTGAATATCTCCGTTTTTTCCAGAATACAATGTCAAACATTGTCTCCAGATAGAGGCATATCCTTTGGTTAATCTAACGATGTCACCAGGAACTAATAGTTGTCCAGGTTCATCCCAAATGGAGACATTCATACAAGCTGTACTGTCAGCAACTTTGAACGTTCGAACTTCGCGGTTTTCTTTGGTGATTGTAGGATGACCAACCTCCAATATAATAAACactacattaatatttttctggcCAGGCCTTATGTCTTTTATTAGCACGTATTCCATCGTTCCGTCAGGCTTAAATACGACACACGTCGTCCCTCCTTACGCGGCGTCCACTAGCTTGAATAAATTCGAACGTACGTTAAAAGTTTTGTCACcgtattattgaaaattttatagcTTCCCAACCCTTTCTAATAGAGCGACGTTTTTCGCATGAATTTACGTAGCTGAATATAGCTGCGTACTTATGATAGCGCGATCTCGAAATGATAACTCTCGAATACGTCGAGCGTATGAAATGTTCATAAAGATTAATACGCTTGTTACGTTGCTGATACTTTATGAAGCAAGTGTCGGCCATATTATTGTAGTACAATTTACGGACACTAGTCTCGCTAATACAGGAGGAATCAAACTTATCAGAGGAGTATATAAAgccaataatttatatagcaCAAAGCGCCATACTTCGAAAGTTTCTGATACATTCTCGTCGGCTATGTAACATTCTTCTATTATCGGAGaggaaaattatatcgataaaatagaacaagataattatgatatagtGTCAAAGTTGTATTTACaactttaatgaaattttctcgttgattatattttctcatttttttttttttttgtttttttttttttttgaacttgataatatttctcaattataataagaaataatcctcaaagtattaataatgttataagCTAAATGCACAAATAAGTTTTGCATTAAacatcatataatatttattaaacacaCGTAATCTGGATATATAAttcgaatgatataaaaataaaattatttctctttccattcgatattttctaaaatgtcGGTATTCGCGCTGTAACGTAGCGACCTCTTGAAGATTCGAGTAATCTAAaagttaaaatagaaaattttaacgtTAGCTCATAATATGCTAGTAGTAAAGGTCAATAATCAACGATgcagaatatattttatatacggcAAAACTAGTTTTAATCTATTGttggaatatttaattatttcacaataagaaaaaaaaaaaaagaaagaaaaaaaccccGATTGTGATATCCAACAAAACAGAATCTTGACTGAAggaattttttactttagaaATATTCAAGTTACCGGGCAAGAAAGTTGTGgaaccaaagaaaaagaaaaaacaaaaaaaaaaaaaaaaaaagaaaaagaaaaagaaaaaatataaaaagccTCAAGATCTttgttaacaattttaatctgctaagaaaagaagagagagaaaaaagaaataaaaataaagataaaatagaaaatatggaAGTTAAGTATACAGAAAACATCAAAGCGTCATCGTATAATGGCGTTCTGACGTAACACTCTGTTACGTCAATCTTTGGTTATAGTACACAAGAGGGATGGTGTACGCGTGGGTGCGCTAGTTTTgaggtaagagagagaaaaagtaagagagagagagagagagaagagagggagagagagagagagagagtgggagtaAGAAAGTAAAGTTCAGCGGGGGTGTAACGTCAATAAAAGAATCCTTTTTCAGTTTGGTGGGagattatatcgaaataagtAGAGGGGGCAAATTTGTTGAAGGAACTTTGAATTTTGCCCTCAGGAAGGATGAAAATTATGAGAGTATTAAAGAAGACAGgctatttttaataatttctatgaaatttatcgtcttttcttttcctttttctttttttttttttttttcaaagaaaatattccttCGAACGATATCTCTaagagatttaaaatttatcctctcaaatttataaacttttaatacacatacaaacacacacacacacacacacacacacacacacacacacacacacacacatatatatacatatatagaaacacATGCGAATGATTATGGATCAGGACGTCGTCGAAAACATTCAAAGGTCAAAAGAGTAGAATAACTTTGCTATACCAATACACCTACGCGAATAATACAAAAGCTCTATGATAGAAATATACCCATATCCTTTTGTCTTTTAGATGAACTAAGATTCACGAATGCGTATCCGCATTACAATGATGGAAGTTCgtgatatatatgaaagagcaactttgatcttttttaatGTCGAAGCTACAGTAACGTAAAATATGTCGTAGAAAATCATTGAttaaatttcatgaaaataaaattggacTATTTCGACATTTTATCGTACATACCAACCAGTCAAGAAACTACTCTTACgccatataataatacatatatatatatatatatatatatttatatatatgtattattatatatatatgtatatatatatatatatatgtattattatatatatataggatgagAAAATAGCATATAGTCCGGCATATGAGGGCGCTAGAGTTGGTAGGGATGACCCGTGAAGGTACCATCATAGCAAAATCGACTGAAGGGAAGAAAGCGAAACGAGACGGTAGATGGCAGGGATGATTTGAATAGGAGGGGATAACCCCTTGATTTAGCTGAATAGGGATGGCAGAATCGCTAgcaaaacgaagagagagagaagtgtaACCCCACGAAGCATTGCTAGCCGTGTGTCGCACTAAAATGTGACTCGGGGCAGCATCGGAAACCGTGTGTGTAGAGAGGGTgggagtgagtgagtgagtgagagagagaaagagaaagagagagagagagaaatagatagatagatagatagtgtAAGGGGGATGAAGATACAaagctagagagagaaagagagagagcaagagagagagagagagagagagagagagagaaatcgtatgaacgagtgagaaagatagaaagagcgaaagggagagaaagagaaagagatagagatagagatagagagatatatatatatatatatagagagagagagagagaaagagagagagagagagagagagagagagaggagggtaaaagcgaaagagagagtaagggTGAGAAAGAAAGTTGCTTGTGCCGGAATTTCCATTAGTTTAGTGAAACTAGGAAGATAAGAGAATAGCAGAGGAAACGGATTTAGGCTtaggaaagaggagaaaggtgATTGGACGCTTGAAAGGTGCACGGAATCGGCAGTAAGGATTCTCGGGAAAACGCAATCGGTCCCCGGTCTGTCGTATTGTAACAGAATCTTCCTGAAGATTAACGCCTGTGGTGCCGCTGTCAACAATACATATCATTTTATCCTAGTTTGCAGAATAAAGTTATTGTGTGTAGGATAAAGTATTACCTGGTGAATGATTATATGAAGTAACGCGAGAGGTGAATTGCGTGATTTCGAAgaagttatattaattataataataataataaagagatatttatatatatataatatatatatgtatatatatatatgtatgtgtgtatatatatatatacatacgtttacATATAGTacgtattaattaacaaaaaataaaaaaattaaaaattaaaaaaaaaaaatatatatatatatatatataacagagACAGTGGTGTGCCTGACTCAGCGAGCatcgtgaatatatatatatatatatatatatatatatatatatatatacgtgtgtgtgtgtgttgttaATTATTAGTCATATTTCttggatgagaaaaaaaaaagaacattaggCGCTAACGGAGAATCagaataatcgaagaaaagtattgataatgtataaaaaacgAGCGCATATTAAAGTCCGATGAGACCTCCTCTTCTCTGCGatcgttattaattctatcattttttgtgTAATATTGCTCGTGGACTGTGA
Above is a genomic segment from Vespa velutina chromosome 13, iVesVel2.1, whole genome shotgun sequence containing:
- the LOC124953671 gene encoding solute carrier family 22 member 21-like isoform X2: MNEMSVQGFYTSKPDSLSIMKKDILEGKNETSRTQDLDRFGLYQMMMYAILSIPLLFSAGFALLYVFTAGEVKYRCLVPECENSSDTVFSPPWILDSAPKIDGTLATCTRYAVKENPGTCSSVSFKNITQNCNAWFYDPNERTILNEWDFTCDNNRWRLTLVGTINNVGQLVGLIFAGYISDKYGRRTILTGATFISGISGLIHSFSVNYWMFLGFEFMDAVAGAGIYSAGFILGMELTGAKNRVLGNTITNCMFALGEIILGLIAMWLRSWRTLLRVVYGPALLAIFLPHTIPESVRWLMANGKSEEVERVYRKMAEMNGLEVSDETIRIFKELNVLEPANKEQSDQKTNEKGPIKQVLHSSIIMIRLLICSFCWLTNTFIYYGLSLNSVAFAGDKYVNFILVAVVEIPAHFLTWLLTDYIGRKATLSGSFIFSGLFCLAIQFLPSAEMFPTNLRHSLLGICSMTGRIGSILAPQTPLLMQILPELPLVIFGSMAILAGVFSLIFPETLGTKLPDTVWEAENIGKTKHHSRSQELPS
- the LOC124953671 gene encoding solute carrier family 22 member 21-like isoform X3; this translates as MMMYAILSIPLLFSAGFALLYVFTAGEVKYRCLVPECENSSDTVFSPPWILDSAPKIDGTLATCTRYAVKENPGTCSSVSFKNITQNCNAWFYDPNERTILNEWDFTCDNNRWRLTLVGTINNVGQLVGLIFAGYISDKYGRRTILTGATFISGISGLIHSFSVNYWMFLGFEFMDAVAGAGIYSAGFILGMELTGAKNRVLGNTITNCMFALGEIILGLIAMWLRSWRTLLRVVYGPALLAIFLPHTIPESVRWLMANGKSEEVERVYRKMAEMNGLEVSDETIRIFKELNVLEPANKEQSDQKTNEKGPIKQVLHSSIIMIRLLICSFCWLTNTFIYYGLSLNSVAFAGDKYVNFILVAVVEIPAHFLTWLLTDYIGRKATLSGSFIFSGLFCLAIQFLPSGGWLYTPLILYMGGKWCITMSFSTVYLYTAEMFPTNLRHSLLGICSMTGRIGSILAPQTPLLMQILPELPLVIFGSMAILAGVFSLIFPETLGTKLPDTVWEAENIGKTKHHSRSQELPS
- the LOC124953671 gene encoding solute carrier family 22 member 5-like isoform X1; translation: MNEMSVQGFYTSKPDSLSIMKKDILEGKNETSRTQDLDRFGLYQMMMYAILSIPLLFSAGFALLYVFTAGEVKYRCLVPECENSSDTVFSPPWILDSAPKIDGTLATCTRYAVKENPGTCSSVSFKNITQNCNAWFYDPNERTILNEWDFTCDNNRWRLTLVGTINNVGQLVGLIFAGYISDKYGRRTILTGATFISGISGLIHSFSVNYWMFLGFEFMDAVAGAGIYSAGFILGMELTGAKNRVLGNTITNCMFALGEIILGLIAMWLRSWRTLLRVVYGPALLAIFLPHTIPESVRWLMANGKSEEVERVYRKMAEMNGLEVSDETIRIFKELNVLEPANKEQSDQKTNEKGPIKQVLHSSIIMIRLLICSFCWLTNTFIYYGLSLNSVAFAGDKYVNFILVAVVEIPAHFLTWLLTDYIGRKATLSGSFIFSGLFCLAIQFLPSGGWLYTPLILYMGGKWCITMSFSTVYLYTAEMFPTNLRHSLLGICSMTGRIGSILAPQTPLLMQILPELPLVIFGSMAILAGVFSLIFPETLGTKLPDTVWEAENIGKTKHHSRSQELPS